The following proteins come from a genomic window of Synechococcus sp. NB0720_010:
- a CDS encoding (Fe-S)-binding protein, whose protein sequence is MLGNEMDSPRGRIHTLKAIDRGELELDATVASHFDTCLGCFACVSACPSGVRYDQLIEATRPKLNAPELRTPGETAFRKLLFALLPYPRRLRAALSPLRRYAGSRLQELIRQSGLSRRFGTQIQAMEELLPALSESSFRDDWPVINPAMGEKRGRVGLVLGCVQRVFDPEVNAATVRVLTANGFEVVIPTQQGCCGAATHHQGETALTEAFASELINSFEQVIGPGQQAGSEPLDAVLVAASGCGHTMKQYGSILSKQTRGKEFANGVFDVHEFLDQKGLRDAFKQQLKPLRADTTTTITYHDACHMLHGQQIKSAPRSLLQSIPNVKLKEATEAGICCGSAGIYNLVRPDEANELGAIKAQDLATTNPDWIASANIGCTLQIRKHLKDQQRSIPVAHPMQLLDQSFRKQPMGHEKEIE, encoded by the coding sequence GTGCTCGGCAACGAGATGGACTCGCCACGGGGACGGATCCACACACTTAAGGCGATCGACCGCGGAGAGCTGGAGCTTGACGCCACGGTGGCCTCGCACTTCGACACCTGCCTGGGCTGCTTCGCCTGCGTCAGCGCCTGCCCCTCAGGCGTGCGGTACGACCAACTCATTGAGGCCACCAGACCAAAGCTCAACGCCCCAGAGCTGCGCACTCCCGGAGAGACCGCTTTCCGAAAGCTCCTGTTTGCGCTCCTGCCCTATCCGCGGCGTCTGCGTGCCGCACTGTCACCTTTACGGCGGTATGCCGGCTCACGGCTGCAAGAACTGATCCGCCAATCAGGCCTGAGCCGCCGCTTTGGAACCCAGATCCAGGCGATGGAAGAACTGCTCCCTGCGCTGAGCGAAAGCAGTTTCCGGGATGACTGGCCCGTGATCAACCCCGCGATGGGTGAAAAACGAGGAAGGGTGGGTCTTGTGCTGGGCTGCGTGCAGCGCGTCTTTGACCCCGAGGTAAATGCTGCGACCGTGCGGGTGCTGACGGCAAACGGCTTTGAAGTCGTCATTCCAACCCAACAAGGCTGCTGCGGGGCTGCGACCCATCACCAAGGGGAGACGGCACTCACCGAGGCTTTCGCCTCGGAGCTCATCAACAGCTTTGAGCAGGTCATTGGACCTGGCCAACAAGCCGGCAGCGAACCGCTCGACGCTGTACTGGTGGCAGCCTCAGGTTGTGGTCACACCATGAAGCAGTACGGATCAATCCTGAGCAAGCAAACGCGTGGAAAAGAATTTGCGAATGGTGTTTTTGATGTTCATGAATTCCTTGACCAAAAAGGACTCAGAGATGCATTCAAACAACAATTGAAGCCTCTACGCGCCGACACAACAACAACGATCACCTACCACGACGCATGCCACATGCTGCACGGGCAGCAGATCAAGTCAGCGCCTCGCAGCCTCCTTCAATCCATTCCCAATGTGAAATTAAAGGAAGCAACGGAGGCAGGGATTTGCTGTGGAAGCGCTGGAATTTACAACCTTGTTCGACCTGATGAGGCGAATGAACTTGGAGCCATCAAAGCGCAAGACCTAGCGACCACCAATCCCGACTGGATTGCCAGTGCCAATATTGGCTGCACGCTACAAATCCGCAAACATCTCAAAGATCAGCAACGGTCAATTCCCGTTGCTCACCCAATGCAGCTCCTAGATCAAAGCTTCAGAAAGCAACCCATGGGCCACGAGAAGGAGATTGAGTAG
- a CDS encoding APC family permease, giving the protein MGVGGQGNDQSPGSAPNGRLLKVLGVGFGLAGSIGGTIGAGILRIPGLVAEQLPSQPWILWIWVLGASYALLGAICVAELAAAMPKAGGWYVYAEAAFGRRAGFLVGWSDWIAHCIGLAWVVTTLGDYLSPLVPMSSAWIAVGILALFTLIQWPGVRSGGTSQEFLSLIKALIFAALVVACFALPLPNRVEAPASFIPPDLNLFVPVVLALQAVITTYDGWACPIYFAEEFARPSRDIPRSLIGGVLAVAGLYLLINAALLHVLPIPVLAESSLPAATAAERLVGPQGGAVITAVALVSLLGVTNTVAMAAPRILFGLGRDGLMPGFTAEVNAGGTPVNALLITSLCSTLLVVSGSFESLLGMGAFLYVGLPLCGFITLIVLRQRQPELDRPFRCWAYPLTPILVGTVSLAFLLAALWSDSVNSLWALALVTAGGLASEASQRLRAAA; this is encoded by the coding sequence TTGGGGGTAGGCGGTCAAGGCAACGATCAATCCCCCGGTTCAGCACCCAATGGCCGCCTTCTCAAGGTGCTCGGCGTTGGCTTTGGGCTCGCCGGATCGATTGGCGGAACCATCGGCGCCGGCATCCTGCGTATCCCAGGACTCGTGGCCGAGCAACTGCCCTCGCAGCCCTGGATTCTCTGGATCTGGGTCCTGGGAGCCTCCTACGCCCTGCTCGGTGCCATCTGTGTGGCGGAACTGGCAGCAGCCATGCCCAAGGCGGGGGGCTGGTATGTCTACGCCGAAGCCGCCTTTGGGCGTCGTGCGGGATTTCTAGTGGGCTGGAGCGACTGGATCGCCCACTGCATTGGTTTGGCCTGGGTCGTCACCACCCTGGGTGATTACCTCTCGCCTCTGGTGCCGATGAGCAGCGCCTGGATCGCCGTCGGGATCCTGGCGCTGTTCACGCTGATCCAGTGGCCTGGGGTGCGCTCTGGTGGCACCAGCCAAGAGTTTCTGAGCCTGATTAAGGCCCTGATCTTTGCGGCCTTAGTGGTGGCCTGTTTCGCGCTGCCCCTTCCCAATCGGGTGGAAGCACCAGCCAGCTTCATCCCGCCAGATCTGAACCTGTTCGTGCCAGTGGTGCTGGCCCTGCAGGCCGTGATCACCACCTACGACGGTTGGGCTTGCCCGATTTATTTCGCTGAAGAATTCGCCAGACCCAGCCGGGACATCCCGCGCTCGCTGATTGGAGGTGTCCTTGCGGTGGCTGGCCTCTATCTCTTGATCAACGCAGCACTGCTGCATGTGCTGCCCATTCCGGTCCTGGCGGAATCAAGCCTGCCCGCCGCCACAGCTGCAGAGCGGTTGGTTGGACCCCAGGGCGGAGCGGTAATCACCGCCGTTGCCTTGGTGTCTCTACTGGGTGTGACTAACACCGTGGCGATGGCCGCTCCACGCATCCTGTTTGGCCTCGGACGCGATGGATTGATGCCCGGCTTCACCGCTGAAGTGAATGCCGGTGGAACCCCGGTGAACGCCCTGCTGATCACGTCCCTCTGCAGCACGTTGCTGGTGGTCAGTGGTTCGTTTGAGAGCCTGCTGGGGATGGGAGCGTTCCTCTATGTGGGACTACCGCTTTGCGGATTCATCACCTTGATAGTCCTGCGGCAACGCCAACCGGAGCTGGATCGGCCGTTCCGCTGCTGGGCCTATCCCCTGACGCCGATCCTGGTGGGAACGGTGTCGCTGGCCTTTTTGCTGGCAGCCCTCTGGAGCGATTCCGTCAACAGCCTCTGGGCCCTGGCCCTAGTCACCGCCGGAGGCCTGGCCTCAGAAGCCAGCCAACGGCTCAGGGCTGCTGCATGA
- a CDS encoding four-carbon acid sugar kinase family protein, with product MAERIKVLVLDDDPTGSQTVHSCPLLLRWDPGSLRQALAHPSPLLFLLANTRALDPPAAKERVRSICQAMKPALAEAQAAGFMDRWLIVSRGDSTLRGHFPLELEVIEQELGPFASTLLVPAFLPGGRTTKDGMHLLHGEPVHATAFAQDCLFGFTSSFLPAWVEEKTVGQIPADSVQQIRWSDLEAGPDALKDRLAVLPPASIACVDAERQEQLTVLGQAIWARERQGQRFALQSAASLINGLVPLPPQPLDASGLAGLRRGPALPGLVLVGSHVPLADAQLTTLLAEPDCSGIELDVRKVARVVFGPERQRLLASLEQSWRQQIETVISQGQTPVFFTSRGEVHCASTAERRELGMELAQLMARLAAGLAPQLGYVISKGGITTHTLLESGLKAPWVELQGQLFAGLSLVLTPDGLPVITFPGNLGDASSLRQAWTLMQQP from the coding sequence ATGGCTGAGCGGATCAAGGTTCTGGTACTTGATGACGATCCGACCGGATCGCAGACGGTGCACAGTTGTCCTTTGCTGCTGCGCTGGGACCCGGGCAGCCTGCGCCAAGCTCTGGCCCACCCCTCACCGCTGCTGTTTCTGCTGGCGAACACGCGCGCGCTGGATCCCCCGGCTGCCAAGGAGCGCGTCCGCAGCATTTGCCAAGCCATGAAGCCTGCCCTGGCCGAAGCGCAGGCCGCTGGCTTCATGGATCGCTGGTTGATCGTCAGTCGCGGAGACTCCACACTGCGCGGTCACTTTCCCCTGGAGCTGGAGGTAATCGAGCAGGAGCTGGGCCCCTTTGCTTCCACCTTGCTGGTGCCGGCGTTTTTGCCCGGGGGGCGGACCACCAAGGACGGCATGCATTTGCTGCATGGAGAACCGGTCCACGCCACAGCCTTTGCGCAGGATTGCTTGTTCGGATTCACCAGCAGCTTTTTGCCGGCTTGGGTGGAGGAAAAAACGGTCGGACAGATCCCGGCGGACTCAGTTCAGCAAATCAGATGGTCCGACTTGGAGGCTGGTCCTGATGCCTTGAAGGATCGCTTGGCCGTTTTGCCTCCGGCCTCGATCGCCTGTGTCGATGCGGAACGGCAGGAGCAGTTGACGGTCTTGGGTCAGGCGATCTGGGCCCGCGAACGTCAGGGGCAGCGTTTTGCCCTGCAGTCCGCCGCCAGCTTGATCAATGGGCTTGTGCCGCTGCCACCCCAGCCGCTTGACGCCTCTGGCTTGGCCGGGCTGAGGCGCGGTCCTGCTCTGCCTGGCTTGGTGCTGGTGGGCTCCCACGTGCCCTTGGCTGATGCCCAACTGACGACTCTGTTGGCTGAGCCCGATTGCAGCGGCATCGAGCTCGATGTCCGCAAAGTGGCTCGTGTGGTGTTCGGACCTGAACGGCAGCGCCTACTCGCCAGCCTCGAGCAGTCCTGGCGGCAGCAGATTGAAACGGTGATCAGTCAGGGCCAGACCCCCGTCTTCTTCACGAGCCGCGGCGAAGTCCATTGCGCCAGTACTGCGGAACGCCGGGAGCTTGGGATGGAGTTGGCACAGCTGATGGCGCGCTTAGCCGCAGGTCTGGCCCCCCAACTCGGTTACGTGATCAGCAAAGGGGGGATCACAACGCACACCCTGCTGGAGTCCGGTCTGAAGGCCCCGTGGGTTGAGCTCCAGGGACAACTGTTTGCTGGGTTGTCGCTCGTGCTGACCCCAGACGGTCTGCCGGTCATCACCTTCCCCGGCAATCTTGGCGATGCGTCGAGCTTGCGTCAGGCCTGGACACTCATGCAGCAGCCCTGA
- a CDS encoding FAD-binding oxidoreductase, with the protein MITPEPGELQDLVRQWHQQAQPWTPAGAGTRLHWGAALEQPQTLSTAKLNRLVHHSRGDFTVTVEAGLSLIELQAALAEAKQWLAVDWPWGSGAGGAQSGTIGGLIARGMAGGFRQRYLGIRDQVIGLEVMRADGTQARAGGQVVKNVAGYDLMRLFCGSWGSLGLITQVTLRTFPQQPHRAGLLFTGELKALESMRQACLRADLMPQRLDWSTTEGVPCLLLGLVSISQSAVDAQLQELRSYAQTLGLEANGLNADELQEQEAQGRHAGAELDKERWLMRIGLTPAQAHALMGKACLHGIRLNMAAGSGQGLGWAAPEDLPAHRVSSLSERCRSLGGELTLLQQPSRSGLTSGPEHANHSLVAAIKREFDPLQQLARGRLPGL; encoded by the coding sequence GTGATCACCCCTGAACCCGGAGAACTGCAAGATCTGGTGCGCCAATGGCACCAGCAGGCGCAGCCGTGGACGCCGGCAGGTGCAGGTACGAGGCTGCATTGGGGAGCAGCACTGGAGCAACCGCAAACCCTGAGCACAGCCAAGCTCAATCGGCTAGTGCATCACTCCAGGGGCGACTTCACCGTGACCGTGGAAGCCGGCCTGTCCTTGATCGAACTCCAGGCGGCTCTGGCGGAAGCCAAGCAATGGCTGGCGGTGGACTGGCCCTGGGGCAGTGGGGCTGGCGGGGCCCAGAGCGGAACGATCGGAGGCCTGATCGCCCGCGGCATGGCCGGGGGATTCAGGCAGCGCTATCTGGGGATCCGCGATCAAGTGATCGGCCTGGAGGTGATGCGGGCTGATGGAACCCAGGCCAGGGCCGGAGGCCAAGTGGTGAAAAACGTGGCCGGCTACGACCTGATGCGACTGTTCTGCGGCAGCTGGGGAAGCCTGGGACTGATCACTCAAGTCACCCTGCGCACCTTCCCCCAACAGCCCCATCGCGCTGGACTGCTGTTCACCGGGGAGCTGAAAGCGCTGGAATCCATGCGTCAGGCCTGCCTACGGGCGGACCTGATGCCCCAACGCCTGGATTGGTCGACGACAGAAGGGGTGCCCTGCCTGCTGCTTGGGCTCGTCAGCATCAGCCAAAGCGCTGTGGATGCACAACTGCAGGAGCTGAGGAGCTACGCCCAGACACTCGGCCTGGAGGCGAACGGACTCAATGCCGATGAGCTCCAGGAGCAGGAGGCCCAAGGGCGTCATGCAGGAGCTGAACTCGACAAGGAGCGCTGGTTGATGCGCATCGGACTTACCCCCGCTCAAGCCCACGCCTTGATGGGCAAAGCCTGCTTGCACGGCATCCGACTCAACATGGCCGCCGGGAGCGGCCAAGGCCTGGGCTGGGCCGCTCCTGAGGATCTACCCGCCCACCGCGTCAGCAGCCTGAGCGAACGCTGCCGATCGCTGGGCGGTGAGCTGACGCTCCTGCAGCAGCCGAGCCGAAGCGGCCTGACGAGCGGGCCCGAACATGCGAACCACAGCTTGGTTGCCGCCATTAAGCGAGAGTTCGATCCGCTGCAACAGCTCGCTCGAGGGCGCCTACCCGGCCTCTGA
- a CDS encoding galactose mutarotase produces the protein MGLQAVDGPYPHWLLAAANGDQLRVVPERGGLVTGWVCGGQERLYFDADRFADPAKSVRGGIPVLFPICGNLPEGSYMLPQHGFARDLPWQLEELRDVAGLRLVLESNSQTLAAFPFSFRLSLDYRLEPSALEILATVEHGPESSGVMPFSLGLHPYFAVSSLQAATLEGLPERCLDHHQMAPASTADQLAQLPEGVDLLADQTGDSVRLVDAGSGQVISLELTAPLDLAVVWTEPPRSMVCLEPWTAPRGSLVTGDRRLELEPGQAMQLRCCYVCSEAG, from the coding sequence ATGGGGTTACAAGCTGTTGATGGGCCGTACCCGCATTGGTTGCTCGCGGCGGCCAACGGTGATCAGCTCCGGGTTGTCCCCGAGCGGGGTGGGCTCGTCACCGGTTGGGTCTGTGGTGGCCAAGAGCGTCTGTATTTCGATGCCGATCGCTTTGCTGATCCAGCCAAGAGTGTTCGGGGTGGCATTCCCGTGTTGTTCCCAATCTGCGGGAATCTCCCGGAAGGGAGCTACATGCTTCCTCAGCACGGCTTTGCGAGGGATCTGCCGTGGCAACTCGAGGAGTTGCGCGATGTGGCTGGACTTCGTTTGGTCTTGGAGTCCAATTCACAAACCCTTGCTGCGTTTCCCTTCTCGTTTCGTTTAAGCCTGGACTACAGGCTGGAACCGTCGGCATTGGAGATTTTGGCCACGGTTGAACATGGACCTGAAAGCTCTGGTGTGATGCCGTTTTCGCTCGGCCTGCACCCCTACTTCGCCGTCAGTTCGCTCCAGGCTGCAACGTTGGAGGGGTTGCCCGAGCGCTGCCTCGATCATCACCAGATGGCTCCGGCTTCAACGGCCGATCAGCTGGCTCAGCTGCCTGAGGGCGTGGATCTCCTTGCTGATCAAACGGGCGATTCGGTGCGTCTCGTCGATGCTGGATCGGGGCAGGTCATCAGCCTCGAGCTGACCGCCCCGCTTGATCTGGCGGTGGTTTGGACCGAACCCCCTCGCTCCATGGTTTGCCTCGAGCCCTGGACTGCCCCACGCGGTTCCCTGGTAACGGGTGATCGCCGGCTGGAGCTGGAGCCTGGACAGGCCATGCAGCTGCGTTGCTGTTACGTCTGCTCAGAGGCCGGGTAG
- a CDS encoding glycosyltransferase family 2 protein, with translation MQTESTRPLLSVVIPCFNEAGTILDLIERVRQAPVASKQLIVVDDGSSDGTRELLKGLSAPDLTVLLHERNKGKGAALATGFAAAVGQICIVQDADLEYDPNEYPLVIGPIVEGKADVVFGSRFQGAAPHRVVYFWHRIGNGFLTLMSNMLTDLNLTDMETCYKAFRTEIIQSIPIREKRFGFEPEITAKVAKRRCRIYEVGISYYGRTYDEGKKIGWKDGVRAVWCILKYNLWAR, from the coding sequence ATGCAAACCGAGAGCACGCGTCCCTTGCTTTCGGTTGTCATTCCCTGTTTCAACGAGGCCGGAACGATCCTCGATTTGATCGAACGGGTCCGCCAGGCCCCGGTTGCCTCCAAGCAGCTCATCGTTGTTGACGACGGCTCCAGCGATGGCACCCGTGAGCTTTTGAAGGGCTTGAGCGCCCCTGATCTCACTGTGCTGCTTCATGAGCGCAACAAGGGGAAAGGGGCGGCGCTTGCTACTGGTTTTGCCGCAGCAGTTGGTCAGATTTGCATCGTGCAAGATGCCGACCTCGAATATGACCCCAACGAATATCCACTTGTGATTGGGCCGATTGTTGAGGGCAAGGCAGATGTGGTGTTTGGGAGTCGCTTCCAGGGTGCCGCTCCACATCGTGTTGTCTATTTCTGGCACCGGATTGGCAATGGTTTTTTGACGTTGATGAGCAACATGTTGACGGATCTAAATCTCACAGATATGGAGACCTGCTATAAGGCATTCCGGACTGAGATTATTCAGTCGATACCGATTCGAGAGAAGCGGTTTGGCTTTGAGCCGGAAATTACGGCCAAGGTGGCGAAACGTCGCTGCCGCATCTATGAGGTCGGCATCTCCTATTACGGCCGCACCTACGACGAAGGCAAGAAAATTGGCTGGAAGGACGGAGTCCGTGCCGTTTGGTGCATTCTCAAGTACAACCTCTGGGCACGCTGA
- a CDS encoding GtrA family protein, whose amino-acid sequence MGSGRKRRFLGYGALNVLATNLVLQGLLLVLGTGLATFLSQLLNVALGFVLYGKRVFRVERLQKRSALAYALMALGLWWGNWAGISLLAGWGLSRNLAALLLIPVLATLSYTAQKLVVFRQAPR is encoded by the coding sequence ATGGGATCAGGACGGAAGCGGCGTTTTCTGGGTTACGGCGCCCTGAACGTGCTGGCCACCAATTTGGTGCTCCAGGGTCTGCTGTTGGTGTTGGGCACGGGTTTGGCCACGTTCCTGAGTCAGCTTCTGAACGTGGCCTTGGGCTTTGTGCTGTACGGCAAGCGCGTGTTTCGGGTGGAGCGCCTGCAGAAACGTTCGGCCCTTGCCTATGCGCTGATGGCTTTGGGCCTCTGGTGGGGCAATTGGGCGGGCATCAGCCTGCTCGCCGGTTGGGGCCTTTCCAGGAATTTGGCGGCCTTGCTGTTGATTCCAGTGCTTGCGACGTTGTCCTACACGGCTCAAAAGCTAGTGGTGTTCCGCCAGGCCCCCCGGTGA
- a CDS encoding alpha/beta fold hydrolase produces the protein MTTSTWQFQGFPIHCLQQGTSPADRPAVLLVHGFGASTDHWRFNIPALQQHYEVHALDLLGFGRSAKPAGPSYGGALWRDQLVSYVRERIGRPTVIVGNSLGGYAALAAGAALGSDSAGVALLNAAGPFSDEQGEPKGWGAITRRTVGSALLKSPILQRLLFENMRRPGNVRRTLNQVYIDRTNVDDALVESILAPSRDPGAFGVFRTVFDIPRGQPLDDLFAELQSPLLLLWGIRDPWINAAGRRGAFQRHAPAKTTEVVLQAGHCPHDEVPDQVNAALLEWLDQLP, from the coding sequence GTGACCACGAGCACCTGGCAGTTTCAGGGGTTTCCCATCCATTGCCTGCAGCAGGGCACGAGCCCCGCTGACCGCCCTGCCGTGCTGTTGGTGCATGGCTTTGGCGCCTCCACCGACCACTGGCGCTTCAACATCCCGGCGCTGCAGCAGCACTACGAGGTCCACGCCTTGGATCTGCTGGGGTTTGGCCGCAGTGCCAAGCCCGCCGGCCCCAGTTATGGCGGCGCCCTCTGGCGCGATCAGTTGGTGAGCTATGTCAGGGAGCGCATCGGCCGCCCCACGGTGATCGTTGGCAACTCCCTGGGGGGTTACGCCGCCCTGGCAGCAGGGGCGGCGTTGGGTTCAGACAGTGCGGGGGTGGCCCTTCTGAATGCCGCTGGACCGTTCTCTGATGAACAGGGCGAGCCCAAAGGCTGGGGTGCCATCACCCGCCGGACGGTCGGATCGGCGTTGCTCAAGAGCCCGATCCTGCAGCGCCTGTTGTTTGAAAACATGCGCCGTCCGGGCAATGTGCGGCGCACCCTCAATCAGGTCTACATCGATCGCACCAACGTCGATGACGCGCTGGTGGAATCGATCTTGGCTCCATCGAGGGATCCCGGAGCATTCGGGGTGTTCCGCACGGTCTTTGACATTCCCCGGGGCCAGCCCCTCGATGATCTGTTTGCCGAGCTGCAGTCACCGCTGCTGTTGCTCTGGGGCATTCGCGACCCCTGGATCAACGCAGCAGGCCGTCGCGGAGCCTTTCAGCGTCACGCGCCTGCGAAAACCACTGAAGTGGTGCTCCAAGCCGGTCATTGTCCCCACGACGAGGTGCCGGACCAGGTGAATGCCGCTCTGCTGGAGTGGCTGGACCAACTCCCCTAG
- a CDS encoding RNA-binding protein: MSIFVGNLPFRAEQEDVAELFAPFGEVANCALPLERDTGRKRGFAFVELVDPDSEDRAIDALQGAELMGRPLRINKAEPRSPGGGGGGAPRRGGYGGGGGYSGGGGYEPNRAPEPRGDRPSGAQGWEDRSYGSQNDSFGEGRTRRRRSSYQGD; the protein is encoded by the coding sequence GTGAGCATCTTTGTTGGCAACCTTCCTTTTCGCGCAGAGCAAGAGGACGTCGCCGAGTTGTTTGCCCCCTTTGGTGAAGTCGCCAATTGCGCCCTTCCCCTAGAGCGCGATACCGGCCGCAAGCGTGGGTTCGCCTTTGTCGAACTCGTCGATCCCGACAGCGAAGACCGGGCGATCGACGCCCTGCAAGGGGCTGAACTGATGGGCCGCCCCCTGCGCATCAACAAGGCCGAACCCCGTTCTCCCGGAGGCGGCGGTGGTGGTGCCCCCCGTCGCGGTGGCTATGGCGGTGGCGGGGGTTATTCCGGCGGTGGTGGTTATGAACCCAACCGCGCACCTGAACCTCGGGGTGATCGTCCATCCGGTGCCCAGGGCTGGGAAGACCGCAGCTATGGCAGTCAGAACGATTCCTTTGGTGAAGGCCGGACCCGCCGTCGCCGCAGCAGCTACCAGGGCGATTAG
- the argH gene encoding argininosuccinate lyase: MAVDSSSSTWSQRFEQGLHPAIERFNASIGFDINLLQQDLDGSVAHARMLGSTGVITAEEAEQLVAGLEQVRAEAAAGQFNPGLEDEDVHFAVERRLIAILGPLGKKLHTGRSRNDQVGTDLRLWLRGQIDAIDGALVRFEQALLAQAEAHVEVMIPGYTHLQRAQPICLAHHLLAYVEMAERDRARLKDLRKRVNICPLGAAALAGTPVPIDRRHTAAALGFDDVYANSLDAVSDRDFAVEFSAAASLVMVHLSRLSEEVIFWASEEFRFVSLTDRCATGSSLMPQKKNPDVPELVRGKCGRVFGHLQGLLVMIKGLPLAYNKDFQEDKEALFDAVATTLACLEAMAILFEEGLEFRPQRLEQAVESDFSNATDVADYLVGKGVPFREAYQLVGGLVKTCLQEGILLRELPLERWHQLHSAFEADIFEAIHPRQVVAARRSEGGTAFEQVRLQLERAKERLLD, translated from the coding sequence ATGGCCGTTGATTCCTCTTCCTCCACCTGGAGTCAGCGTTTTGAGCAAGGTCTGCATCCAGCGATTGAGCGATTCAACGCGTCGATCGGTTTTGACATCAACCTGCTGCAGCAGGACCTGGATGGATCCGTTGCCCATGCCCGGATGCTGGGCAGCACCGGAGTGATCACGGCCGAGGAGGCTGAGCAGCTGGTCGCTGGTCTCGAGCAGGTGCGCGCAGAGGCGGCCGCAGGCCAGTTCAACCCTGGCCTCGAGGATGAGGACGTGCACTTCGCCGTGGAGCGAAGGTTGATCGCGATCTTGGGGCCCCTGGGCAAAAAGCTCCATACCGGTCGCTCCCGCAATGACCAGGTCGGCACGGATTTGCGCCTGTGGCTGAGGGGTCAGATCGATGCCATCGATGGAGCCTTAGTGCGTTTTGAGCAGGCGTTGCTGGCCCAGGCCGAAGCCCACGTGGAGGTGATGATCCCCGGTTACACCCACCTGCAGCGGGCCCAGCCGATCTGCCTGGCCCATCACCTACTGGCCTATGTGGAGATGGCGGAGCGGGACCGCGCTCGTTTGAAGGACCTGCGCAAGCGGGTCAACATCTGCCCCCTCGGTGCCGCTGCTCTAGCGGGCACGCCAGTGCCGATTGATCGGCGTCACACGGCCGCCGCCCTGGGTTTTGACGACGTCTATGCCAACAGCCTCGACGCCGTCAGCGACCGCGATTTCGCGGTCGAGTTCAGTGCGGCCGCCAGCCTGGTGATGGTGCACCTGAGTCGCCTCAGCGAGGAGGTGATCTTTTGGGCCAGCGAGGAGTTTCGCTTCGTCAGCCTTACCGATCGCTGCGCCACGGGCAGCAGCCTGATGCCCCAGAAGAAAAACCCCGATGTCCCCGAATTGGTCCGGGGCAAATGCGGTCGCGTGTTCGGTCACCTGCAGGGGTTGCTGGTGATGATTAAGGGTCTTCCCCTGGCATACAACAAGGATTTCCAGGAGGACAAAGAGGCCCTGTTTGACGCCGTGGCCACCACCCTGGCCTGCCTGGAGGCGATGGCGATTCTGTTTGAAGAGGGTTTGGAGTTTCGTCCCCAGCGTTTGGAGCAGGCTGTGGAGAGTGACTTCTCCAACGCCACGGATGTGGCGGACTATCTCGTCGGCAAAGGCGTTCCCTTTCGGGAGGCTTATCAATTGGTTGGCGGCCTCGTCAAAACCTGCCTGCAGGAGGGGATCCTTTTGCGTGAGCTGCCGCTGGAGCGTTGGCACCAGCTCCATTCAGCCTTTGAGGCCGACATCTTTGAGGCCATTCATCCCCGCCAGGTGGTCGCCGCCCGCCGCAGTGAAGGGGGGACGGCGTTTGAGCAGGTCCGGCTGCAACTGGAGCGGGCCAAAGAGCGGCTGCTGGATTAA